One genomic segment of Streptomyces sp. RKND-216 includes these proteins:
- a CDS encoding phosphoribosylaminoimidazolesuccinocarboxamide synthase, translated as MSGFVHKPEPVQVPGLVHLHTGKVRDLYQNEAGDLVMVASDRISAYDWVLPTPIPDKGRILTQLSLWWFENLTDLVPHHVLSSDLPDGAPADWEGRTLVCRSLRMVPVECVARGYLAGSGLLEYEKTRTVCGLALPEGLQDASELPAAIFTPATKAEVGEHDENVSYEEVARRVGVETAAQLRQTTLAVYARARDIARERGIVLADTKFEFGFAEGPDGEQELVLADEALTPDSSRFWPADTWQPGRPQPSFDKQYVRDWLSGPESGWDRHGEQPPPELPAEVVARTRAKYAEAFRLLTGHPFE; from the coding sequence GTGTCCGGATTCGTCCACAAGCCCGAACCCGTGCAGGTGCCCGGGCTGGTGCACCTGCACACCGGCAAGGTGCGCGACCTGTACCAGAACGAGGCGGGCGACCTGGTGATGGTCGCCAGCGACCGGATCTCGGCGTACGACTGGGTCCTGCCGACCCCGATCCCGGACAAGGGCCGCATCCTCACGCAGCTCTCCCTGTGGTGGTTCGAGAACCTCACCGACCTGGTGCCGCACCACGTGCTGTCCTCCGACCTGCCGGACGGCGCGCCCGCCGACTGGGAGGGGCGCACCCTGGTGTGCCGCTCGCTGCGCATGGTGCCCGTGGAGTGCGTGGCACGCGGCTACCTGGCCGGCTCGGGCCTTCTGGAGTACGAGAAGACGCGCACGGTCTGCGGACTGGCGCTGCCGGAGGGCCTTCAGGACGCCTCCGAACTGCCCGCCGCGATCTTCACGCCTGCGACCAAGGCCGAGGTCGGCGAGCACGACGAGAACGTCAGCTACGAGGAGGTCGCCCGCCGCGTCGGCGTGGAGACCGCGGCGCAGCTGCGGCAGACCACTCTGGCCGTCTACGCGCGCGCCCGCGACATCGCGCGGGAGCGAGGCATCGTGCTCGCGGACACGAAGTTCGAGTTCGGCTTCGCGGAGGGCCCGGACGGCGAGCAGGAGCTCGTCCTCGCAGACGAGGCACTGACCCCCGACTCCTCGCGCTTCTGGCCCGCCGACACCTGGCAGCCGGGTCGCCCGCAGCCGTCGTTCGACAAGCAGTACGTGCGGGACTGGTTGTCCGGGCCCGAGTCGGGCTGGGACCGGCACGGCGAGCAGCCGCCCCCGGAGCTCCCGGCGGAGGTCGTCGCGCGGACCCGCGCCAAGTACGCGGAGGCGTTCCGGCTCCTCACTGGTCACCCTTTCGAGTGA
- a CDS encoding SLATT domain-containing protein, whose product MSQPEKRPEGASRNGKPRRGGRGDLLSRAFPLGDWGEPAERLEELYQWVEQGALDMVEWYLSDRRWKRRVARTLRAGTAAGVGAGAVLPLLQLTGAFDAPLTAWGFVALLGAAVCAGCDRWFGLTSGWMRDVATAQAVQRRLEALQYDWASESIREVLGPTEGTAAEAAERCLSVLRGFTEDVTELVRAETADWMVEFRATTTPLRVQTKGVAGVFGGAAAPRADGPAGPAGGRLPHPSLRPNMPRQRPPDR is encoded by the coding sequence GTGAGTCAGCCGGAAAAGCGGCCAGAGGGCGCTTCGCGCAACGGGAAGCCGCGACGCGGCGGCCGGGGGGACCTGCTGAGCCGCGCGTTCCCGCTGGGCGACTGGGGCGAGCCGGCGGAGCGTCTGGAGGAGCTCTACCAGTGGGTGGAACAAGGCGCTCTCGACATGGTCGAGTGGTACCTGTCCGACCGCCGCTGGAAGCGCCGCGTCGCGCGCACGCTCCGCGCGGGCACCGCCGCCGGAGTGGGTGCGGGCGCCGTCCTGCCGCTGCTCCAGCTCACCGGGGCGTTCGACGCGCCGTTGACGGCGTGGGGCTTCGTCGCGCTGCTGGGGGCCGCGGTGTGCGCGGGCTGCGACCGCTGGTTCGGCCTCACCTCGGGATGGATGCGTGACGTCGCGACGGCGCAGGCGGTGCAACGGCGCCTGGAGGCGCTGCAGTACGACTGGGCGTCGGAGTCCATCCGTGAGGTGCTCGGGCCCACCGAGGGCACCGCGGCGGAGGCGGCCGAACGCTGCCTGTCCGTGCTGCGGGGCTTCACCGAGGACGTCACGGAGCTGGTGCGGGCCGAGACGGCGGACTGGATGGTCGAGTTCCGCGCGACGACGACGCCGCTGCGGGTACAGACGAAGGGTGTCGCCGGGGTGTTCGGCGGGGCCGCCGCCCCCCGTGCGGACGGCCCGGCGGGCCCTGCGGGCGGACGCCTGCCGCATCCGAGTCTTCGCCCCAACATGCCCCGCCAGCGTCCCCCGGACCGCTGA
- a CDS encoding N,N-dimethylformamidase beta subunit family domain-containing protein → MRTEQIRRWESGALAHAVSDPFAQGPLPWLRGSENYFDDGQVVPWYVDVDQSGILPVQRERQAARGRRAHHGGPRTADDVHCQIKGFASSGGGVAPGESIDFRVTVSPPQPFSVDVYRIGHYGGEGATKITTSPRLSGIVQPEPLVADRTASCHHWWLSWRLQIPDYWSTGAHVAVLTTADGHRSHIPFTVRDRDPADLLLLMPDVTWQAYNLFPEDGRTGASLYHAWDEDGRLLGEEDAAVTVSFARPYAGAGLPLHVGHAYDFIRWAERYGYDLAYADTRDLHSGRIDPTRYRGLVFPGHDEYWSVPMRRAAERARDTGTSLVFLSANTMYWRVELQALPGDAENRLLTCRKRQGGGRALLWREQGEPEQQLLGVQYAGQVPQPHPLVVRNTGHWLWRATGVAEGDELPGLVAGEADRYFPRTPLPEHTERILLAHSPYQDASGARRHQETSLYRAPSGALVFASGTFAWSPALDRPGHVDQRVQRATANLLDRICRRC, encoded by the coding sequence GTGAGGACCGAGCAGATCAGGCGTTGGGAGTCGGGGGCGCTCGCGCACGCGGTGAGCGATCCGTTCGCCCAGGGCCCGCTGCCCTGGCTGCGCGGCAGCGAGAACTACTTCGACGACGGGCAGGTCGTCCCCTGGTACGTGGACGTCGACCAGTCCGGCATTCTCCCCGTGCAGCGCGAGCGGCAGGCGGCCCGCGGACGGCGCGCGCATCACGGCGGTCCGCGTACGGCCGACGACGTGCACTGCCAGATCAAGGGCTTCGCGTCGTCCGGCGGCGGCGTCGCTCCGGGCGAGTCGATCGACTTCCGGGTCACGGTCAGCCCGCCGCAGCCGTTCTCCGTGGACGTCTACCGGATCGGGCACTACGGCGGGGAGGGCGCGACCAAGATCACCACCAGCCCCCGACTGTCCGGCATCGTGCAGCCCGAGCCGCTGGTCGCGGACCGCACGGCGTCCTGCCACCACTGGTGGCTGTCCTGGCGGCTGCAGATCCCGGACTACTGGTCGACGGGCGCCCACGTCGCCGTGCTGACCACCGCGGACGGCCACCGCTCGCACATCCCATTCACCGTGCGGGACCGCGACCCCGCGGACCTCCTGCTGCTGATGCCGGACGTCACCTGGCAGGCGTACAACCTCTTCCCCGAGGACGGCCGCACCGGCGCGAGCCTCTACCACGCGTGGGACGAGGATGGCCGGCTGCTGGGCGAGGAGGACGCGGCGGTCACGGTGTCGTTCGCCCGGCCGTACGCGGGGGCGGGTCTGCCGCTGCACGTGGGGCACGCCTACGACTTCATCCGCTGGGCGGAGCGCTACGGCTACGACCTGGCCTACGCGGACACGCGCGACCTGCACTCCGGCCGGATCGACCCGACCCGGTACCGCGGCCTGGTCTTCCCCGGCCACGACGAGTACTGGTCGGTGCCGATGCGGCGCGCCGCGGAACGGGCCCGGGACACGGGCACGTCCCTGGTGTTCCTGTCCGCCAACACCATGTACTGGCGGGTCGAGTTGCAGGCGCTGCCGGGTGACGCCGAGAACCGCCTGCTGACCTGCCGCAAGCGGCAGGGCGGCGGCCGTGCGCTGTTGTGGCGCGAACAGGGCGAACCGGAGCAGCAGCTGCTGGGCGTGCAGTACGCGGGGCAGGTGCCGCAGCCGCACCCACTGGTGGTGCGGAACACCGGCCACTGGCTGTGGCGGGCCACGGGCGTCGCCGAGGGCGACGAGCTGCCGGGTCTGGTGGCGGGCGAGGCCGACCGCTACTTCCCGCGCACGCCGCTGCCCGAGCACACCGAGCGCATCCTGCTGGCGCACTCCCCCTACCAGGACGCCTCCGGCGCCCGGCGCCACCAGGAGACCTCGCTGTACCGGGCGCCGAGCGGCGCCCTCGTCTTCGCCTCCGGGACGTTCGCCTGGTCGCCGGCACTGGACCGGCCCGGCCACGTCGACCAGCGGGTCCAGCGCGCGACGGCCAACCTGCTCGACCGGATCTGCCGACGCTGCTGA